One genomic segment of Chitinophaga sancti includes these proteins:
- a CDS encoding beta-N-acetylglucosaminidase domain-containing protein — MKTLFTCLTVGMLGCSTLVAQTVQPNNQVPARPATLPAIYPAPVSIALGKGSIMLGKSVTLVAPPGIDTETTALARSILTQAGVETITAAKQLPQAFEGTHIVLGTGDAAIVRTALTKCGAVADSNTEGYTIASVATGNGALITLAGHDADGLFHAAQTFRQLAQRAAIPALVIKDHPSMPIRGTIEGFYGKPWSMTDREKHLDFLATVKANTYVYSPKDDPYARDRWRDAYPAATLAELGKLVAVARKNHVNFVYAISPGPTVCFSDSSDLHQLERKFSALRSIGVHSFYVALDDIEYTKWNCDLDKTTFGPSGPEAAGIAQSRLLNALQANLRKIDPTAPPLIMVPTEYYDAKESPYKAALRKNLDSQVVVQWTGTDVVPPAISIGDARAATKAFGRKTLLWDNYPVNDYGESTGRLLLAPYVRREAGLSTELAGILSNPMNQEAPSRVAVTGVAAFAWNDKGYDAERTWLAAARELAGGDEQATAALLTFFDTQHLAPTFGSQPWQLQAPKLKAMLDGVRDAIANGDVATRHQAIADLVQRAAAFAAAPDIIRSGTVDTSFAQDARPWLDAMQLWGRALQLTAAGLDAADHGSAAAARYFANAKKFAAEAAALQTIPGATRFGGPIKIADGVLDVFVADAPKLIAY, encoded by the coding sequence ATGAAAACGTTATTCACTTGTTTAACTGTGGGGATGTTAGGTTGCAGCACTCTTGTTGCACAAACAGTTCAACCGAATAACCAGGTACCTGCACGACCTGCTACGTTGCCGGCCATTTACCCGGCCCCCGTATCTATCGCGCTGGGAAAGGGATCTATCATGCTGGGTAAATCAGTTACCCTGGTTGCACCTCCGGGTATTGATACGGAAACTACAGCCCTGGCACGTAGCATACTTACGCAGGCGGGCGTTGAAACCATCACGGCGGCAAAACAGCTGCCACAGGCATTCGAAGGTACGCACATCGTACTCGGTACCGGCGATGCGGCGATCGTGCGCACAGCACTCACGAAATGCGGTGCTGTAGCAGACAGTAATACCGAAGGCTATACGATCGCCAGTGTAGCGACAGGCAACGGTGCACTCATTACACTTGCCGGCCACGATGCGGATGGTTTGTTTCATGCAGCACAGACTTTCCGGCAACTGGCACAACGCGCTGCCATTCCGGCACTCGTGATCAAGGACCATCCTTCTATGCCGATCCGCGGCACCATCGAAGGGTTTTATGGTAAACCATGGTCAATGACAGACCGGGAGAAACATCTTGACTTCCTCGCTACTGTCAAAGCAAACACCTATGTATACAGTCCCAAAGATGATCCATATGCAAGGGATCGCTGGCGCGATGCTTATCCTGCAGCTACTTTAGCTGAATTGGGTAAACTGGTAGCGGTAGCCAGAAAGAACCATGTCAACTTTGTGTATGCTATTTCTCCGGGTCCTACTGTGTGTTTCTCTGATTCAAGCGATCTGCATCAGTTGGAGCGCAAGTTCAGTGCACTTCGTTCAATTGGTGTTCACAGCTTCTATGTGGCCCTCGATGATATTGAATATACCAAATGGAATTGTGACCTGGACAAGACCACCTTTGGCCCTTCAGGCCCAGAGGCGGCGGGTATTGCGCAGTCTCGCCTGCTGAACGCACTACAGGCCAATCTCAGGAAAATAGATCCAACAGCTCCTCCGCTGATTATGGTGCCAACTGAATATTATGATGCGAAAGAAAGTCCGTACAAAGCTGCGTTGAGGAAAAATCTTGACTCGCAGGTGGTCGTACAATGGACAGGCACAGATGTGGTGCCGCCAGCAATCTCTATTGGGGATGCACGTGCAGCGACAAAAGCATTTGGACGCAAGACACTGTTATGGGACAACTACCCGGTAAATGATTATGGGGAATCTACAGGCCGGTTGTTGCTTGCTCCTTATGTACGTCGCGAAGCCGGCTTATCAACAGAACTGGCAGGTATCCTCTCTAATCCAATGAATCAGGAAGCACCGAGCCGTGTTGCGGTAACAGGGGTAGCTGCTTTTGCGTGGAATGACAAAGGGTATGATGCAGAACGTACCTGGCTGGCTGCGGCACGCGAGCTGGCAGGGGGTGATGAGCAGGCAACAGCTGCGTTGCTGACCTTCTTTGATACCCAGCATCTGGCGCCTACTTTTGGTAGTCAGCCATGGCAGTTACAGGCGCCCAAACTAAAGGCGATGCTCGATGGTGTACGCGATGCCATTGCAAATGGAGACGTTGCCACCCGTCACCAGGCAATTGCGGACCTGGTACAACGTGCTGCAGCGTTTGCAGCAGCGCCGGATATTATCAGGTCAGGAACTGTCGATACCTCCTTTGCCCAGGATGCACGTCCGTGGCTGGATGCGATGCAGTTATGGGGAAGAGCACTACAGCTGACCGCCGCAGGGTTGGATGCTGCTGATCATGGAAGTGCCGCAGCGGCTCGTTATTTTGCCAATGCGAAGAAATTTGCAGCTGAAGCTGCTGCATTGCAGACGATCCCTGGCGCTACCCGTTTTGGTGGTCCAATTAAGATTGCGGATGGTGTGCTGGATGTGTTTGTGGCGGATGCACCGAAGCTGATTGCGTATTAA
- a CDS encoding Gfo/Idh/MocA family protein, with product MIHRRTFLQQTAAAGMLFPLLNTPARLFANAKKEKVRVGMIGVGARGQNHLNLCLRRKDVEVVAICDPDTKWAIPKSREMISKAYDAKRKVAEYSDGPEDFRKMLKRDDIDAVIIATPWEWHTKQAIAAMKAGKIPAVEVCGASDIQECWELVDTSESTGIPVFAMENVSYRRDVMAVLNMVRQGLFGELTHLQGGYQHDLRSVKFNNGQQLYGGGVEFGEKAMSEAKWRTNHSVHRNGDLYPTHGLGPVSNMININRGNRLISLSSVATKSRGLHKYIVDKGGKDHPNANVEFKLGDIVSTLIRTNNGETILLSHDTNSPRPYSLNFRVQGTNGLWMNDMESIYVEGKSPYDQWEKSGSFKDENSYMGRYDHPLWKRYAADTSGAGHGGMDWFVINSFIESIKREAPFAQDVYDLATWYAITPLSEQSVAEGGSVQYIPDFTRGAWINRKANFALDGEW from the coding sequence ATGATTCATCGGAGAACTTTTCTTCAGCAAACTGCTGCCGCAGGCATGCTATTCCCTTTGCTCAATACCCCTGCCAGATTATTTGCAAATGCCAAAAAGGAAAAGGTGAGAGTAGGCATGATCGGTGTGGGTGCCAGAGGACAAAATCATTTAAATCTTTGCCTGCGTAGAAAGGATGTAGAGGTGGTCGCTATTTGTGACCCGGATACGAAATGGGCCATACCCAAATCAAGAGAAATGATCAGTAAAGCTTATGACGCTAAAAGGAAAGTAGCAGAATACAGTGATGGCCCGGAGGATTTCAGGAAAATGCTGAAACGGGATGATATTGATGCCGTGATCATTGCGACTCCCTGGGAGTGGCATACCAAACAGGCGATTGCCGCCATGAAAGCCGGGAAGATACCTGCTGTAGAGGTTTGTGGCGCCAGTGATATCCAGGAATGCTGGGAGCTGGTTGATACCAGCGAATCGACCGGCATTCCCGTCTTCGCTATGGAGAATGTAAGTTATAGAAGGGATGTCATGGCTGTGTTGAACATGGTACGACAGGGACTTTTTGGAGAGCTGACCCATTTACAGGGTGGATATCAGCACGATCTGCGTAGTGTGAAGTTCAATAATGGCCAACAGCTCTATGGTGGTGGCGTAGAATTTGGTGAGAAAGCAATGTCCGAAGCCAAATGGCGAACAAATCATTCTGTTCATCGCAATGGCGACCTTTATCCCACGCACGGATTAGGACCTGTATCTAATATGATAAATATTAACCGGGGAAACCGTTTGATATCCCTTTCCTCCGTGGCTACCAAGTCAAGAGGATTACATAAATATATAGTAGATAAAGGCGGCAAAGATCATCCAAATGCAAATGTGGAGTTCAAGCTCGGAGATATTGTCAGTACACTGATCAGGACAAACAATGGAGAGACAATACTCCTTTCACATGATACGAACTCTCCCCGTCCTTATTCTTTAAATTTTCGGGTACAGGGAACTAATGGATTATGGATGAATGATATGGAATCCATTTATGTAGAAGGGAAAAGTCCGTATGATCAATGGGAGAAAAGTGGTTCTTTTAAAGACGAGAATAGCTATATGGGCCGGTATGATCATCCATTGTGGAAACGCTATGCAGCTGACACCTCAGGAGCTGGCCATGGTGGAATGGACTGGTTTGTGATCAATTCATTTATTGAAAGTATAAAGCGGGAGGCACCGTTTGCACAGGATGTGTATGATCTTGCTACGTGGTATGCGATTACTCCATTGAGCGAGCAATCGGTGGCAGAAGGGGGAAGTGTGCAGTATATTCCTGATTTTACAAGGGGCGCCTGGATAAACAGGAAAGCTAATTTTGCATTGGATGGGGAATGGTGA
- a CDS encoding DUF3472 domain-containing protein, translating to MKTQSHFISTLLIAAFYACNISSNNDLEGLSSVAATQNATATDTLHVALAGNAYVTNLPSGAAEVITSYGLGNWTNPSSITSVYVRLGKTGTLNVGLTAKVPSGTSNIKVTVNGTQFNATLTGTSYSSYNIGSVSIADTGYVKIDLQGVNKTGGYFADVSQINISGTATTSNVVFANDPDNYYWSRRGPSVHLSFTPPSGNTAEWLYSEISVPAGQDKVGSYFMANGFSEGYFGIQVNSSSERRVLFSVWDADSGATTLVRKGTDVVDNSFGGEGTGGQSYLVFNWSAGTTYKFLTHAKPDSAGGTDYSSWIYTPETSTWRFIATWKRPYTVTYLTGLYSFLENFNETTGYQGRKANYKNEWIRNTSGTWVELTTARFTADATATSDQRRDYAGGLDNGVFYLQNDGFFARYVNYNTNYTRTATGTPPAVDLNSLP from the coding sequence ATGAAAACACAATCACATTTCATCAGCACCTTGCTGATAGCAGCTTTCTATGCCTGTAACATTTCCAGTAACAACGATCTGGAAGGATTATCATCGGTTGCTGCTACACAGAATGCTACTGCTACTGATACATTACATGTAGCACTGGCAGGCAATGCCTATGTTACCAATCTTCCTTCAGGTGCGGCTGAAGTGATCACCTCTTATGGACTCGGTAACTGGACCAACCCATCCAGCATTACCAGTGTATATGTAAGATTAGGAAAGACAGGTACGCTAAATGTGGGCCTGACTGCCAAAGTACCTTCAGGAACAAGTAATATCAAGGTAACTGTGAATGGTACACAATTCAATGCAACACTCACTGGCACATCCTATAGTTCCTATAACATTGGCAGCGTAAGTATAGCGGATACCGGGTATGTGAAAATAGACCTGCAGGGTGTGAATAAAACCGGTGGTTACTTTGCAGATGTTTCCCAGATTAACATCAGTGGTACGGCCACTACCAGCAATGTCGTATTTGCCAACGATCCGGATAATTATTACTGGTCCAGGCGCGGGCCGTCTGTTCACCTGTCATTTACACCTCCCTCCGGCAATACGGCTGAATGGCTCTATAGTGAGATTTCAGTACCTGCCGGGCAAGATAAAGTAGGCTCTTACTTTATGGCAAATGGATTCTCGGAAGGGTATTTTGGCATACAGGTGAATAGTAGCTCAGAAAGAAGAGTACTATTTTCTGTATGGGATGCAGATTCAGGTGCTACGACGCTCGTACGGAAAGGAACAGATGTGGTTGATAACAGCTTTGGAGGGGAAGGCACCGGCGGACAAAGCTACCTGGTATTTAACTGGTCTGCGGGTACTACCTATAAATTCCTCACCCATGCCAAACCGGATAGCGCCGGAGGTACGGATTACTCTTCCTGGATATATACACCTGAAACCAGTACCTGGAGGTTCATTGCTACCTGGAAAAGACCTTATACAGTCACCTACCTGACAGGTTTGTATTCCTTTCTTGAAAACTTCAATGAAACAACCGGATACCAGGGAAGAAAAGCAAATTATAAGAACGAATGGATCAGGAATACCAGCGGTACCTGGGTAGAACTTACTACTGCCAGATTTACGGCTGATGCTACCGCTACCAGTGATCAGCGCCGTGACTATGCAGGTGGGCTGGATAATGGAGTCTTTTACTTACAGAATGATGGGTTCTTTGCCAGGTACGTAAATTATAATACCAACTATACACGTACCGCCACCGGCACACCTCCTGCTGTAGATCTTAATTCACTTCCATAA
- a CDS encoding RagB/SusD family nutrient uptake outer membrane protein yields the protein MKRHIIYIFLTCYLLTGTTACKKYYEPSTAKLESAALNTEEDVYSATIGTYAVLKKAEYVRSMHFLSEYPGDNIAQAQTSSDDLSNCYRYTHLVDGSHATNVWMQAYSVINAANKVIAFVKDDESDNLNQLKGECLYLRAMMYFNLARVFGRPYSQNGGSSQGVPIVLESTTEEYPKRNTVKEVYDQVISDLLKAADMMTEEKNNNYASREVADALLCRVYLYMEDNDKAIEYADKVINSGRYSLLTGENYEQYFRGVPEDNNETIFCIRHMTTENRDFNAIGSMYYSEGGQGVTGWAEVYASTQYMELLNKYPEDLRHSFISPYTTDGVLSYPYSTPVSNIRYNTRLNPNTPMYYINKYNYQEGLVNLSSPVYIRLAEIYLNRAEANAKKGNLQNALDDVNAIRSRAGLSGNALYTQANLDAAGKTVLDVVLEERQLELAFEGHRSYDLFRNNRPLKRNYPGTHSLNNTPSTNITQTIEATDNRVIFYIPNREIQINANLTQNP from the coding sequence ATGAAGCGTCATATTATATATATATTTCTTACCTGTTATCTGCTCACCGGCACTACGGCATGTAAAAAATATTATGAACCATCTACAGCCAAACTTGAATCAGCTGCACTGAACACTGAAGAGGATGTATACTCTGCTACGATCGGCACTTATGCAGTTCTCAAAAAAGCCGAATATGTGAGAAGCATGCATTTCCTTTCTGAGTATCCAGGTGATAATATCGCCCAGGCGCAGACCTCCTCTGATGACCTGTCTAACTGCTACCGATATACACATCTTGTAGATGGTAGCCATGCTACCAATGTATGGATGCAGGCTTATTCTGTTATCAATGCAGCCAACAAGGTCATTGCTTTTGTAAAAGATGATGAATCGGATAACCTCAACCAGCTAAAAGGAGAATGTCTTTACCTGCGTGCTATGATGTATTTCAACCTTGCCCGGGTATTTGGCCGTCCCTACTCACAGAATGGCGGAAGCAGCCAGGGTGTGCCTATTGTGCTGGAAAGCACTACTGAAGAATATCCTAAACGGAACACTGTAAAAGAAGTATATGATCAGGTGATCTCTGACCTCTTAAAAGCGGCAGACATGATGACTGAAGAAAAGAACAATAACTATGCTTCCCGGGAAGTGGCCGATGCACTGCTTTGTCGTGTTTACCTGTATATGGAAGACAATGATAAAGCCATTGAATATGCTGATAAAGTGATCAACTCAGGTCGTTATAGTTTGCTTACAGGTGAAAACTACGAACAATATTTTAGAGGTGTACCGGAAGATAATAATGAGACCATCTTCTGCATCCGGCATATGACAACAGAGAACCGTGACTTTAATGCTATCGGCTCAATGTACTATAGCGAAGGAGGGCAGGGAGTGACCGGCTGGGCAGAAGTCTATGCAAGTACCCAGTATATGGAGCTACTCAATAAATATCCGGAAGACCTGCGCCACAGCTTTATCTCCCCTTATACTACAGACGGCGTATTGTCATACCCTTATAGTACACCGGTATCCAATATTCGTTACAATACCCGCCTGAATCCCAATACACCTATGTACTATATAAATAAGTACAACTATCAGGAAGGTCTTGTGAACCTCAGCTCGCCGGTATATATACGCCTCGCGGAAATCTATCTGAACCGGGCAGAAGCGAACGCAAAGAAAGGAAATCTACAAAATGCACTGGATGATGTGAATGCTATCCGGTCCAGAGCCGGCCTTAGTGGAAATGCATTATACACACAGGCCAATTTGGACGCTGCCGGGAAAACAGTACTGGATGTCGTGCTGGAAGAAAGACAACTGGAGCTGGCTTTTGAAGGTCATCGCAGCTATGACCTTTTCAGGAACAACCGGCCTTTGAAAAGGAATTATCCGGGCACACACAGTCTCAATAATACCCCCTCCACTAATATTACCCAAACCATAGAAGCTACTGATAACCGGGTAATATTCTATATCCCGAACAGGGAAATTCAGATCAATGCAAACCTCACACAAAATCCATGA